The following are encoded together in the Scomber scombrus chromosome 7, fScoSco1.1, whole genome shotgun sequence genome:
- the LOC133983991 gene encoding zinc finger protein ZFP2-like: MTSAQRLRELINERLTAAAEEIFRDFQTTISEYEEEINRQRKLLDILSNPEINLHKTELQQQHVGEEEEVLTDQQLCDQERNSSLDQEEPEPPQIKVEPEEPEPPQIQEEQDEPEPPQIQEEPEEPEPPQIQEEPEPPQIQEELCTSLEGEQLVLKQETETLMWTLKCEESEDQTLDLSPDETRIAAEKEHVVSVSVQTVKRSKTPEPDGDEQLLSHNSHVAENPKGGQHGDSGSTTKPKPQTRYQSRQNRKNQDKSTTSKIHSNTSTGKQCFKCEYCGKSFGFKSVLVRHLIIHTGEKQYICYICEKRFARPSALKVHMSLHTDEKPYKCDICGKGFSQEGKLNLHMRSHTGEKPYSCDTCGKRFSQAGAVKVHMAIHTGEKPYPCDTCGKRFSQMSRVRRHQRIHTGEKPYSCNTCEKRFSQTSALNKHMKIHTGEKPYQCETCGKRFSEASALKGHRRIHTGEKPYHCETCGKRFSEASALNTHRKIHTGEKPSQCDTCGKRFSDLPRLKVHMRVHTGERPYLCYTCGKRFTQLSALNLHMITHTGERPYPCDICEKRFSMLGKLKVHMKTHTREKS; the protein is encoded by the exons AGCTCCAACAGCAACATGtcggtgaggaggaggaggttctcactgaccagcagctctgtgaccaGGAGAGGAACTCAAGTCTGGACCAAGAGGAACCAGAACCTCCACAGATTAAAGTGGAACCagaggaaccagagcctccacagattCAAGAGGAACAAGATgaaccagagcctccacagattcaagaggaaccagaggaaccagagcctccacagattcaagaggaaccagagcctccacagattCAAGAGGAGCTCTGCACCAGTCTTGAGGGAGAACAGCTGGTGCTGAAGCAGGAGACAGAAACGTTGATGTGGACTCTTAAATGTGAGGAAAGTGAAGATCAGACTCTTGACTTGAGTCCTGATGAAACTCGGATTGCAGCAGAGAAAGAGCATGTTGTCAGCGTGTCAGTACAAACAGTTAAACGCTCTAAGACACCTGAACCAGACGGTGACGAGCAGCTCCTCTCTCACAACTCTCATGTAGCTGAGAACCCCAAAGGAGGCCAACATGGAGACTCAGGATCAACTACAAAACCAAAACCGCAGACAAGATATCAAAGTAGACAAAATCGTAAGAATCAAGACAAGTCTACCACTTCAAAGATTCACAGTAATACTTCAACTGGgaaacagtgttttaaatgtgaatattgtgGGAAATCTTTTGGGTTCAAGTCCGTTTTGGTCAGACATCTGATAATCCATACAGGTGAGAAGCAGTATATATGTTACATTTGTGAGAAAAGATTCGCTCGGCCGAGCGCGTTAAAAGTTCATATGAGCTTACACACAGACGAGAAGCCGTACAAATGTGACATCTGTGGGAAAGGATTCTCCCAGGAGGGCAAATTAAACCTGCATATGAGatcacacacaggtgagaagccgtactCATGTGACACCTGTGGTAAAAGGTTCTCCCAGGCGGGTGCAGTAAAAGTTCATATGGCAATCCACACAGGAGAGAAGCCGTACCCATGTGACACATGTGGGAAAAGGTTCTCTCAGATGAGCAGAGTAAGACG ACATCAGAGaatccacacaggtgagaagccgtattCATGTAATACTTGTGAGAAAAGATTCTCCCAGACGAGCGCATTAAATAAGCATATGAAaatccacacaggtgagaagccgtaccAATGTGAGACTTGTGGGAAAAGATTCTCAGAGGCGAGCGCATTAAAAGGGCACAGGAGaatccacacaggtgagaagccgtaccACTGTGAGACTTGTGGGAAAAGATTTTCTGAGGCGAGCGCATTAAACACGCatagaaaaatacacacaggtgagaagccgtcCCAATGTGACACTTGTGGAAAAAGATTCTCTGACCTACCTAGATTAAAAGTGCACATGAGAGTCCACACAGGTGAGAGGCCGTACTTATGTTACACTTGTGGGAAAAGATTCACGCAGTTGAGCGCATTAAACCTGCATATGataacacacacaggtgagaggCCGTACCCATGTGACATCTGTGAGAAAAGATTCTCTATGCTGGGAAAACTAAAAgtgcacatgaaaacacacacacgtgagaAGTCGTAG
- the LOC133983990 gene encoding zinc finger protein OZF-like → MAAIQRLRELINERLTDAAEEIFRDFLTIISEYEKEINRQRRLLDIVWKPEIKLHRIELPQQHVYEEEEVLTDQQLCDQERNSSLDHEEPEPPQIKEEPEEPEPPQIKEEPEEPEPSQIQEEQEEREPPQIQEEQEEPEPSQIQEELCTSLVGEQLVLKPETETLMWTPTYEESEDQTLDLSPDETQIAAEEQHFVSVSVKSFVDPEPDSDEQLLSHNSHVAENQDHEGGEHEDSGSTRNAEPKPQKRHHSRENHNNEDKSTTVKSLCFKCDTCGKLFAIKSMMLRHQRIHTGEKPYQCETCGKRFSESGTLKGHRRIHTGEKPYQCETCGKRFSKTSTLKKHEKIHTGEKPYSCNTCGKRFSDRSRLKEHMKTHTGEKPFSCNICGKGFRQMNGVNRHMITHTGEKPHPCDICERRFSHVAILKSHMRVHTGEKPYPCETCGLRFTQLGTLKLHMITHTGEKLYPCDICDKRFSLLGKLKVHMRVHTGERPYLCYTCGKRFMQLSVLNLHMKTHTGEKS, encoded by the exons ATGGCTGCAATTCAGCGTTTGAGAGAGTTAATCAACGAGCGACTAACTGATGCTGCTGAAGAAATATTCCGAGATTTTCTAACAATTATCTCAGAGTACGAAAAAGAGATCAACCGTCAGCGCAGACTGCTGGATATCGTTTGGAAACCTGAAATAAAGCTACACAGAATAG AGCTCCCACAGCAACATGtctatgaggaggaggaggttctcactgaccagcagctctgtgaccaGGAGAGGAACTCAAGTCTGGACCACgaggaaccagagcctccacagatAAAAGAGGAACCagaggaaccagagcctccacagattAAAGAGGAACCAGAGGAACCAGAGCCTTCACAGATTcaagaggaacaagaggaacgaGAGCCTCCACAGATTcaagaggaacaagaggaaccagagccttCACAGATTCAAGAGGAACTCTGCACCAGTCTGGTGGGAGAACAGCTGGTACTGAAGCCGGAGACAGAAACCTTGATGTGGACTCCTACTTATGAGGAAAGTGAAGATCAGACTCTGGACTTGAGTCCTGATGAAACTCAGATTGCGGCAGAGGAACAGCATTTTGTCAGCGTGTCAGTTAAAAGCTTTGTGGATCCAGAACCAGACAGTGACGAGCAGCTCCTCTCTCACAACTCTCATGTAGCTGAGAACCAAGATCACGAAGGAGGCGAACATGAAGATTCAGGATCAACTAGAAATGCAGAACCAAAACCACAGAAGAGACATCACAGTAGAGAAAATCACAACAATGAAGACAAGTCTACCACTGTAAAGAGtctctgttttaaatgtgacacttgtgggaaaTTGTTTGCGATCAAGTCCATGATGCTCAGACATCAGAGaatccacacaggtgagaagccgtaccAATGTGAGACTTGTGGGAAAAGATTCTCTGAGTCGGGCACATTAAAAGGGCACAGGAGaatccacacaggtgagaagccgtaccAATGTGAGACTTGTGGGAAAAGATTTTCTAAGACGAGCACAttaaaaaagcatgaaaaaatacacacaggtgagaaaccATACTCATGTAACACCTGTGGAAAAAGATTCTCTGACCGGTCTAGATTAAAAGAgcatatgaaaacacacacaggtgagaagccgttCTCATGTAACATTTGTGGGAAAGGATTCAGACAGATGAACGGAGTAAACCGGCATATGataacacacacaggtgagaagccgcaCCCATGTGACATCTGTGAGAGAAGATTCTCTCACGTGGCTATATTAAAATCGCACATGAGagtccacacaggtgagaagccgtaccCATGTGAGACTTGTGGGTTAAGATTCACGCAGTTGGGCACATTAAAACTGCATATGataacacacacaggtgagaagctgTACCCATGTGACATCTGTGATAAAAGATTCTCTCTGCTGGGAAAACTAAAAGTGCACATGAGAGTCCACACAGGGGAGAGGCCGTACTTATGTTACACTTGTGGGAAAAGATTCATGCAGCTGAGCGTATTAAACctgcacatgaaaacacacactggtgAGAAGTCGTAG
- the aldh5a1 gene encoding succinate-semialdehyde dehydrogenase, mitochondrial isoform X2 yields the protein MQRHYSLDVSAPLLRTQGYVDGRWISAASVFPVLDPATGQEIARVSDCGPAEAKQAVDAAYKAFHSWKQYSAKERSVLLRKWFDLMTLHKEDLAKLITFECGKPLNESLGEIAYSASFLEWFSEEARRVYGDIVPSPAKDRKILLLKQPTGVASIITPWNFPSAMITRKVGAALAAGCTVVVKPAEDTPLSALALAELAEQAGIPAGVFNVVPCSREKTPSVGEVLCTDPLVAKISFTGSTATGKVLLKLAADTVKKASMELGGHAPFIVFDSADVDLAVSGAMASKFRNSGQTCVCSNRFLVQSGIYELFLEKLGAAMDAELRLGHGSEPDTTQGPLINTRAADKVVHQISDAVSHGAKVLRGGKRLEGSFMEPTLLGDVTTDMLCTKEETFGPLLPVIRFNTEAEAMAIANASNVGLAGYFFSKDVSQIWRVAEALEVGIVGVNEGLLSTPEATFGGVKQSGLGREGSKYGIDEYLEVKYMCFGGLKP from the exons ATGCAGAGGCACTACAGCCTGGATGTCTCCGCTCCTCTGCTCCGGACGCAGGGCTACGTAGACGGTCGTTGGATCTCTGCAGCCTCGGTGTTCCCGGTCTTGGACCCGGCCACCGGGCAGGAGATAGCCCGGGTGTCCGACTGCGGCCCGGCTGAAGCCAAGCAGGCTGTGGACGCTGCATACAAAGCGTTTCACTCCTGGAAGCAGTACTCTGCTAAG GAGAGGAGCGTCCTGCTAAGGAAATGGTTCGACCTGATGACGCTGCACAAAGAAGACCTGGCTAAACTGATCACGTTCGAATGT ggtAAGCCCTTGAACGAATCTCTCGGGGAGATTGCGTACTCCGCTTCCTTCCTGGAGTGGTTTTCGGAGGAGGCTCGGCGAGTGTACGGTGACATCGTACCGTCACCCGCCAAAGACCGAAAgatcctcctcctcaaacagccGACGGGCGTCGCCTCCATCATCACACCG TGGAACTTCCCCAGTGCCATGATCACCAGGAAGGTGGGAGCGGCTCTGGCTGCCGGCTGCACAGTGGTGGTCAAACCAGCGGAGGACACACCGCTGTCAGCACTCGCTCTGGCTGAG cTGGCAGAGCAGGCGGGCATCCCGGCGGGGGTTTTTAACGTAGTTCCTTGCTCCAGGGAGAAGACTCCGTCAGTCGGAGAGGTTCTCTGCACCGACCCCCTGGTGGCCAAAATCTCTTTCACCGGCTCCACTGCCACGGGCAAA GTGCTGCTGAAACTCGCTGCTGACACTGTGAAGAAGGCCTCCATGGAGCTGGGTGGCCACGCCCCCTTCATTGTGTTCGACAGTGCTGATGTCGACCTGGCTGTCAGCGGAGCCATGGCCTCCAAGTTCAGGAACTCTGGACAG acctgtgtgtgttcgAACCGGTTTCTGGTGCAGAGCGGCATCTACGAGCTCTTCCTGGAGAAGTTGGGCGCAGCGATGGACGCTGAGCTGCGTCTGGGACACGGCTCAGAGCCTGACACCACCCAGGGCCCGCTCATCAACACCAGAGCCGCTGACAAG gtggTCCACCAGATATCTGACGCAGTGTCTCACGGGGCAAAAGTGCTGAGGGGCGGGAAGCGTCTGGAGGGTTCCTTCATGGAGCCAACGCTCCTGGGTGACGTCACCACAGACATGCTGTGCACGAAGGAGGAAACCTTCGGCCCGCTGCTGCCCGTCATCAG GTTTAACACGGAGGCAGAAGCCATGGCCATTGCCAACGCATCTAATGTTGGGCTGGCAG GCTACTTTTTCTCGAAGGATGTGAGTCAGATCTGGCGGGTGGCGGAGGCGTTGGAGGTGGGGATAGTTGGAGTCAACGAGGGCCTCCTGTCCACACCGGAAGCTACCTTCGGTGGGGTCAAACAGTCCGGTTTGGGCAGAGAGGGCTCCAAGTACGGCATCGACGAGTATCTGGAAGTCAAGTACATGTGCTTCGGAGGCCTCAAACCCTGA
- the aldh5a1 gene encoding succinate-semialdehyde dehydrogenase, mitochondrial isoform X1 produces MSTICVLRTRCFLRQVLPGLPAAMQRHYSLDVSAPLLRTQGYVDGRWISAASVFPVLDPATGQEIARVSDCGPAEAKQAVDAAYKAFHSWKQYSAKERSVLLRKWFDLMTLHKEDLAKLITFECGKPLNESLGEIAYSASFLEWFSEEARRVYGDIVPSPAKDRKILLLKQPTGVASIITPWNFPSAMITRKVGAALAAGCTVVVKPAEDTPLSALALAELAEQAGIPAGVFNVVPCSREKTPSVGEVLCTDPLVAKISFTGSTATGKVLLKLAADTVKKASMELGGHAPFIVFDSADVDLAVSGAMASKFRNSGQTCVCSNRFLVQSGIYELFLEKLGAAMDAELRLGHGSEPDTTQGPLINTRAADKVVHQISDAVSHGAKVLRGGKRLEGSFMEPTLLGDVTTDMLCTKEETFGPLLPVIRFNTEAEAMAIANASNVGLAGYFFSKDVSQIWRVAEALEVGIVGVNEGLLSTPEATFGGVKQSGLGREGSKYGIDEYLEVKYMCFGGLKP; encoded by the exons ATGTCTACTATCTGTGTGCTGAGGACCCGCTGCTTCCTCCGGCAGGTGCTGCCCGGCCTGCCCGCCGCCATGCAGAGGCACTACAGCCTGGATGTCTCCGCTCCTCTGCTCCGGACGCAGGGCTACGTAGACGGTCGTTGGATCTCTGCAGCCTCGGTGTTCCCGGTCTTGGACCCGGCCACCGGGCAGGAGATAGCCCGGGTGTCCGACTGCGGCCCGGCTGAAGCCAAGCAGGCTGTGGACGCTGCATACAAAGCGTTTCACTCCTGGAAGCAGTACTCTGCTAAG GAGAGGAGCGTCCTGCTAAGGAAATGGTTCGACCTGATGACGCTGCACAAAGAAGACCTGGCTAAACTGATCACGTTCGAATGT ggtAAGCCCTTGAACGAATCTCTCGGGGAGATTGCGTACTCCGCTTCCTTCCTGGAGTGGTTTTCGGAGGAGGCTCGGCGAGTGTACGGTGACATCGTACCGTCACCCGCCAAAGACCGAAAgatcctcctcctcaaacagccGACGGGCGTCGCCTCCATCATCACACCG TGGAACTTCCCCAGTGCCATGATCACCAGGAAGGTGGGAGCGGCTCTGGCTGCCGGCTGCACAGTGGTGGTCAAACCAGCGGAGGACACACCGCTGTCAGCACTCGCTCTGGCTGAG cTGGCAGAGCAGGCGGGCATCCCGGCGGGGGTTTTTAACGTAGTTCCTTGCTCCAGGGAGAAGACTCCGTCAGTCGGAGAGGTTCTCTGCACCGACCCCCTGGTGGCCAAAATCTCTTTCACCGGCTCCACTGCCACGGGCAAA GTGCTGCTGAAACTCGCTGCTGACACTGTGAAGAAGGCCTCCATGGAGCTGGGTGGCCACGCCCCCTTCATTGTGTTCGACAGTGCTGATGTCGACCTGGCTGTCAGCGGAGCCATGGCCTCCAAGTTCAGGAACTCTGGACAG acctgtgtgtgttcgAACCGGTTTCTGGTGCAGAGCGGCATCTACGAGCTCTTCCTGGAGAAGTTGGGCGCAGCGATGGACGCTGAGCTGCGTCTGGGACACGGCTCAGAGCCTGACACCACCCAGGGCCCGCTCATCAACACCAGAGCCGCTGACAAG gtggTCCACCAGATATCTGACGCAGTGTCTCACGGGGCAAAAGTGCTGAGGGGCGGGAAGCGTCTGGAGGGTTCCTTCATGGAGCCAACGCTCCTGGGTGACGTCACCACAGACATGCTGTGCACGAAGGAGGAAACCTTCGGCCCGCTGCTGCCCGTCATCAG GTTTAACACGGAGGCAGAAGCCATGGCCATTGCCAACGCATCTAATGTTGGGCTGGCAG GCTACTTTTTCTCGAAGGATGTGAGTCAGATCTGGCGGGTGGCGGAGGCGTTGGAGGTGGGGATAGTTGGAGTCAACGAGGGCCTCCTGTCCACACCGGAAGCTACCTTCGGTGGGGTCAAACAGTCCGGTTTGGGCAGAGAGGGCTCCAAGTACGGCATCGACGAGTATCTGGAAGTCAAGTACATGTGCTTCGGAGGCCTCAAACCCTGA